A part of Gemmatimonas groenlandica genomic DNA contains:
- a CDS encoding MBL fold metallo-hydrolase — protein MLSSVPPIEVALVLSQTTAVKHSWSSTALTWQRQSLRRRPGPLGRGLAMLTACASLAACHWVRTGDPAPVRPVAASQIKAVGECATTASCHDSVDMVAMGVSGFLFIPWRDSTQLVMTPPSYTNPTLWWTVFGNWLFGSSSNDARIARRLRDLPAAGPERLSRVRAVLVGHGHYDHVMDLPPLARALPNAVVYGSRSVVNTLNAVPEFRGASQAPSRLVSVDSLAGVTADQPGRDIPVGDMVRVRAIAWEHAPNFGTHVIARGTVESARSTLPRGLFGWKLGRVYAYAIDLLDRDGHVGSRIVVHDAGASPEVVRRAVRVIGTMPSARTTVVVITAANFDQEPSYPDILLASLAPQHVLLGHWEDFFRSPEKEERVARGIRGQRLIDVVQRYQGDRWTALRAGATLRVRY, from the coding sequence GTGCTTTCATCAGTTCCGCCCATTGAAGTGGCACTCGTCCTGTCACAGACTACGGCGGTGAAGCATTCGTGGTCAAGCACCGCACTCACCTGGCAGCGGCAGTCCCTTCGGCGGCGCCCGGGGCCGCTCGGCCGCGGGCTGGCGATGCTGACCGCCTGCGCCAGTCTCGCCGCCTGCCACTGGGTGCGCACAGGCGATCCCGCTCCCGTTCGCCCGGTCGCCGCGTCGCAGATCAAGGCCGTCGGCGAGTGCGCAACCACCGCCAGTTGTCACGACTCCGTCGACATGGTGGCCATGGGGGTCAGCGGATTTCTGTTCATCCCATGGCGCGACAGTACGCAGCTCGTGATGACGCCGCCGTCGTACACCAACCCCACCCTCTGGTGGACGGTGTTCGGCAACTGGCTGTTCGGTTCGTCCTCGAACGACGCGCGCATTGCCCGGCGGTTGCGTGACCTCCCCGCGGCGGGGCCCGAGCGCCTGTCGCGCGTGCGCGCCGTGCTCGTGGGCCACGGACACTACGATCATGTCATGGACCTGCCGCCGCTCGCGCGCGCTCTGCCCAACGCCGTGGTCTACGGCAGTCGCTCCGTGGTGAACACGCTCAACGCCGTACCGGAGTTTCGCGGTGCATCTCAGGCGCCATCGCGCCTGGTATCGGTGGACTCGCTGGCCGGCGTGACCGCCGATCAACCCGGACGCGACATCCCCGTGGGCGACATGGTGCGCGTGCGTGCGATCGCGTGGGAACATGCACCGAACTTCGGCACGCATGTCATCGCCCGCGGCACGGTCGAATCGGCTAGGTCGACGCTTCCGCGCGGCCTTTTCGGATGGAAGCTCGGGCGCGTGTATGCCTACGCGATTGATCTGCTCGATCGCGATGGCCACGTCGGCAGTCGTATCGTGGTCCACGACGCCGGCGCGTCACCCGAAGTGGTGCGGCGGGCTGTGCGTGTGATCGGCACCATGCCGTCGGCGCGAACCACGGTCGTGGTGATCACGGCTGCCAACTTCGATCAGGAACCGTCGTATCCCGACATCCTGCTCGCCAGCCTCGCGCCGCAGCACGTGCTGCTCGGGCATTGGGAAGACTTCTTCCGGTCGCCCGAAAAGGAGGAGCGAGTAGCGCGCGGCATTCGCGGGCAACGACTCATCGATGTCGTGCAGCGATACCAGGGCGATCGGTGGACGGCCCTTCGCGCCGGCGCCACGCTGCGGGTGCGCTACTAG
- a CDS encoding TraR/DksA family transcriptional regulator, with product MKTLHTLSTTELRWLVSELNTERARLDRALALADFDPKEIAVGVHTETAARRDALVAALDRIGAGTYGACERCYQDIPYGRLMVVPEATLCVACLAGS from the coding sequence ATGAAGACCCTGCACACCCTTTCGACGACCGAACTCCGCTGGCTCGTGAGCGAATTGAATACCGAGCGTGCGCGGCTTGATCGCGCGCTCGCGCTGGCCGACTTCGATCCGAAGGAAATCGCGGTAGGAGTACATACCGAGACGGCTGCTCGCCGCGACGCGCTCGTGGCGGCGCTCGATCGCATCGGGGCCGGCACCTACGGTGCCTGCGAACGATGCTACCAGGACATTCCCTACGGACGCCTCATGGTCGTGCCGGAGGCGACGCTCTGCGTGGCATGCTTGGCGGGCAGTTAG
- a CDS encoding VF530 family DNA-binding protein produces the protein MTEPRPVDPLHGVTLKAMVEHLVERYGWDGLGDRIDIRCFTHEPSVNSSLKFLRKTPWARAKVESLYLHSAAHPRKTPKEPATPTSPAGE, from the coding sequence ATGACAGAGCCGCGCCCCGTCGACCCCCTGCACGGCGTCACCCTCAAGGCGATGGTTGAGCATCTCGTCGAGCGGTACGGATGGGATGGACTCGGCGATCGCATCGACATCCGCTGCTTCACCCACGAACCGAGCGTGAATTCCTCGCTCAAGTTCCTGCGTAAAACTCCTTGGGCGCGCGCCAAGGTCGAGTCCCTGTACCTGCACTCGGCCGCGCACCCGCGGAAGACGCCGAAAGAGCCCGCAACGCCCACTTCGCCGGCCGGCGAGTAG
- a CDS encoding DUF6265 family protein, whose protein sequence is MSLRVRVVVSLAFFVAALPGQPPTVNVARLGWMAGCWEQRSGGTITHETWMAPAGGAMVGMSRTVGGGAMRAWESLRIVTDSGRLAYVAQPNGRAPTAFPAVMTSDTLAVFENPTHDFPQRIAYRRLSADSIVARISAVRDGKTRGMDIRMKRVSCGG, encoded by the coding sequence ATGTCGCTTCGCGTGCGAGTCGTGGTCAGTCTGGCCTTCTTCGTCGCTGCACTGCCCGGGCAGCCACCCACGGTAAACGTCGCGCGTCTCGGCTGGATGGCCGGATGCTGGGAGCAGCGATCGGGGGGCACCATCACGCACGAAACGTGGATGGCACCGGCGGGGGGCGCGATGGTGGGCATGAGTCGCACCGTGGGCGGAGGAGCGATGCGCGCGTGGGAATCGCTGCGCATCGTGACCGACAGTGGACGCCTTGCATATGTGGCGCAGCCCAACGGGCGGGCGCCCACGGCATTCCCCGCCGTGATGACATCAGATACCCTGGCGGTCTTCGAAAATCCGACGCACGACTTTCCGCAGCGAATCGCCTATCGCCGGTTGTCCGCCGACTCCATCGTGGCGCGCATTTCGGCAGTGCGCGATGGCAAGACGCGCGGCATGGACATTCGCATGAAGCGGGTGAGCTGCGGCGGGTAG
- a CDS encoding DUF4142 domain-containing protein: MSLIARTTFLLSTLAVVAACGEKKAENTMADTTAMAADTTAMAPAEAAPLTDPNIVYILDQASASDSARGALAKTKATSKDVQDFGKMMVGEHHGLRTAGLDLAKKLSVTPMAPAGDQSEAMAAQEMSVLESTAKGAAWDKAYIDYEVTYHQAVLETATKALGIAQNQELKDLITTAAPVIQKHLDRALELQKKISAM, from the coding sequence ATGTCGCTAATCGCCCGTACCACCTTCCTGCTGTCCACGCTGGCCGTCGTCGCCGCCTGTGGCGAGAAAAAGGCCGAGAATACCATGGCCGACACAACGGCCATGGCAGCGGATACCACCGCCATGGCCCCGGCCGAGGCGGCACCGCTCACCGATCCGAACATCGTGTACATCCTTGATCAGGCGAGCGCGTCTGATAGTGCCCGTGGCGCCCTGGCGAAGACGAAGGCCACGAGCAAGGACGTGCAGGACTTTGGAAAGATGATGGTTGGGGAACATCATGGCCTCAGGACTGCCGGACTCGACCTCGCCAAAAAGCTCTCGGTGACGCCGATGGCGCCCGCTGGCGATCAGAGTGAGGCGATGGCCGCGCAGGAGATGTCGGTGCTCGAGTCCACCGCGAAGGGTGCGGCGTGGGACAAGGCGTACATCGACTACGAAGTGACCTACCATCAGGCCGTACTTGAAACGGCCACCAAGGCCCTCGGGATCGCACAGAATCAGGAGCTGAAGGATCTCATCACCACGGCGGCGCCGGTGATTCAGAAGCATCTCGACCGTGCGCTCGAGCTGCAGAAAAAGATAAGCGCGATGTAA
- a CDS encoding DUF1415 domain-containing protein: MSDATRSWLERAVIGLQLCPFANAVYLKEQIRITVSLAKTTGELRDALDIELRALSQTDATVVDTTLLIHPMVLNDFLDFNDFLAVANDAVEAMGLRGVVQIASFHPAYQFAGTSMHDITNFTNRSPYPMLQLLREASVSRAIAVYPDAHNIYRRNLETMRRLGAAGWEELKLESPTLPHGAE; this comes from the coding sequence GTGTCCGACGCCACTCGTTCCTGGTTGGAACGAGCGGTGATTGGGCTGCAGCTCTGTCCGTTTGCGAACGCGGTCTATCTGAAAGAACAGATTCGCATCACGGTCAGCCTGGCGAAGACCACGGGGGAACTGCGCGACGCCCTCGACATCGAGCTGCGTGCGCTGTCGCAGACGGATGCCACCGTGGTGGATACCACGCTGCTCATCCACCCGATGGTGCTCAATGATTTTCTCGACTTCAATGACTTTCTCGCCGTGGCCAATGATGCCGTGGAGGCCATGGGACTGCGCGGCGTGGTGCAAATCGCGAGCTTTCACCCGGCCTATCAGTTCGCCGGCACGTCGATGCACGACATCACGAACTTCACCAATCGCTCGCCGTATCCCATGCTGCAGCTGTTGCGTGAAGCCAGCGTAAGTCGCGCGATCGCCGTGTACCCCGACGCGCACAACATCTACCGGCGCAACCTCGAAACCATGCGTCGCCTTGGCGCGGCGGGATGGGAAGAGCTGAAACTCGAGAGCCCAACGCTTCCCCATGGCGCTGAGTAG
- a CDS encoding DinB family protein, with protein sequence MNSPMNPADVYAYVVRARRDLWAALEQAPDKVLSRPLLDGARFHSVKDLVFHVAAVCSTK encoded by the coding sequence ATGAATTCACCGATGAACCCGGCCGACGTCTACGCGTACGTGGTTCGCGCGCGACGTGACCTGTGGGCCGCGCTGGAGCAGGCGCCCGACAAGGTACTCTCGCGACCGTTGCTCGACGGGGCGCGGTTTCACAGCGTCAAGGATCTGGTGTTTCATGTCGCGGCGGTCTGTTCAACCAAGTGA
- a CDS encoding NADPH-dependent FMN reductase → MRILAISGSLRARSSNTELLRAAALVSPTVFAVELYAELGALPHFNPDLDHESAVPPDSVARLRAQVGAADAVLISSPEYAHGVPGSLKNVLDWLVSAPEMYHKPVGLLTASGASAHGPAALEEILRTMSTQVVPAASRVVALNGRRLDAAQILEDTALTDVLREVLEALRAAVTSPAALESRSP, encoded by the coding sequence ATGCGCATCCTCGCCATCTCCGGCAGCCTCCGCGCGCGGTCGAGCAATACCGAGTTGCTGCGCGCGGCGGCCCTGGTTTCGCCCACGGTGTTTGCGGTTGAACTGTACGCTGAACTCGGCGCACTCCCGCACTTCAATCCTGACCTCGACCACGAGAGCGCGGTTCCTCCCGACAGCGTGGCCCGCTTGCGCGCGCAGGTGGGGGCCGCCGATGCGGTGTTGATCTCGAGTCCGGAGTACGCGCACGGCGTGCCGGGATCGCTCAAGAATGTACTCGACTGGTTGGTCAGTGCGCCGGAGATGTACCACAAGCCGGTGGGATTGCTGACGGCGTCGGGCGCCTCAGCGCACGGTCCTGCGGCCCTTGAGGAGATCCTGCGCACGATGTCGACGCAAGTGGTGCCGGCGGCCAGCCGCGTGGTCGCGTTGAACGGCCGGCGTCTTGATGCGGCACAGATTCTGGAGGATACAGCATTGACCGACGTGCTCCGCGAAGTGCTGGAAGCGCTGCGCGCGGCCGTGACATCACCGGCGGCACTTGAGAGCAGATCGCCATGA
- a CDS encoding sensor histidine kinase: MNPGVNASLYDSAAQVRWILHLACAATFMVVMTLLANRLRRPIMQTLSVVWGLQTLVAVNLFCYFYWRDLFADYASVRFLGVLALHVSHFVMAPLLRHTRQLVSQGETAAAPSSRTLTRWAALGLLTTVLDQTAKHYFPAAETALTFVVSRLVSAFPYAYALWPTGVNALGTLSPSRESGFTWRALHVALFARVAALAIDLVVRVAPWSIETAAMLTAVVVAVNLIALVLFGTLLLFVALEHERAVSVRQSAELYAAKLRESHSRRLESLGGLAGGVAHDFNNILTVVVSAADAAREVASSPALLQAELDAISEAGRQGTALTRQLLDFARHKPMTVEQFDPAVVLERMRPICERVLTAARSLELQVSAVPALTMDVSQFEQVVLNLVVNARDAIDSTGSVIIALSAETVSRASASATNLAAGSYVRLAVRDSGCGIPADVLPRIFDPFVTTKEARGGTGLGLATVQRVARENGGDVFVESTLGVGTTIEVWLSATPPSGA; encoded by the coding sequence GTGAATCCAGGTGTAAACGCGTCCCTCTACGATAGCGCGGCGCAGGTGCGGTGGATTCTCCACCTCGCGTGCGCGGCCACGTTCATGGTCGTGATGACGCTGCTGGCCAACCGGCTCCGGCGCCCGATCATGCAGACGCTCTCTGTCGTGTGGGGTTTGCAGACGCTCGTCGCGGTCAACCTGTTCTGCTACTTCTACTGGCGCGACCTATTCGCCGACTACGCGAGCGTGCGCTTTCTGGGCGTGCTTGCGCTGCACGTGTCGCACTTCGTCATGGCGCCGCTGCTGCGGCACACGCGACAGCTCGTGTCTCAGGGCGAGACCGCCGCGGCGCCATCCTCGCGCACGCTGACCCGCTGGGCCGCGCTCGGGCTGCTCACCACGGTGCTCGATCAGACCGCCAAACACTATTTCCCCGCCGCCGAAACCGCGCTCACGTTCGTGGTGTCGCGCCTCGTGAGTGCGTTCCCGTATGCGTACGCGCTCTGGCCAACGGGCGTCAATGCGTTGGGTACGCTGAGTCCCTCGCGCGAATCGGGCTTCACGTGGCGCGCGCTGCACGTGGCCCTGTTCGCGCGAGTGGCCGCGCTGGCGATCGACCTCGTGGTGCGGGTCGCACCGTGGTCGATTGAAACGGCGGCGATGCTCACGGCCGTGGTGGTCGCGGTAAACTTGATCGCCCTCGTGCTGTTCGGGACGCTGCTGCTGTTCGTAGCCCTCGAGCATGAACGCGCGGTCAGTGTGCGCCAAAGCGCGGAGCTCTATGCGGCCAAGCTGCGCGAGTCGCACTCACGGCGGCTCGAAAGCCTGGGTGGTCTGGCGGGCGGCGTGGCGCACGACTTCAACAACATTCTCACGGTCGTCGTAAGTGCTGCCGACGCGGCCCGTGAGGTCGCCAGTTCACCGGCACTGCTGCAGGCCGAACTCGACGCCATCAGTGAGGCCGGGCGTCAAGGCACGGCGCTTACCCGGCAACTGCTCGACTTCGCGCGGCACAAGCCAATGACGGTGGAGCAGTTCGATCCCGCGGTCGTGTTGGAGCGCATGCGGCCGATTTGCGAACGTGTCCTCACCGCGGCGCGCAGCCTCGAGTTGCAGGTATCCGCAGTGCCGGCGCTAACCATGGACGTGTCGCAGTTCGAACAGGTCGTCCTCAACCTGGTGGTCAACGCGCGCGATGCGATCGACTCCACTGGCTCGGTCATCATCGCATTGTCCGCGGAGACGGTCAGTCGGGCCAGCGCGAGCGCAACGAATCTGGCGGCCGGCTCCTACGTCCGCCTCGCGGTACGTGATAGCGGGTGCGGAATCCCCGCCGACGTACTGCCCCGGATCTTTGATCCGTTCGTCACCACCAAGGAAGCGCGCGGTGGCACCGGCCTCGGGCTCGCCACCGTGCAGCGCGTGGCGCGCGAGAACGGCGGCGATGTGTTCGTCGAGAGTACGCTCGGCGTTGGGACGACGATCGAGGTGTGGCTGTCGGCGACGCCGCCATCCGGAGCCTGA
- a CDS encoding HEAT repeat domain-containing protein, whose protein sequence is MRFSIALLFFLSVAPAEVSAQARYDAPKARVEVMGLKHWTLPMLRDSIRRYVPGQDLHDAACMATLREKLGFADALVMTYEGFGAPGSEFLLIKLVEPQERDRVRWNAVPIDSFQSLRPDYAPLIVPITDTAGGVWMGRFMNWLQHGDSATRVLVATDFAKRSKAPTAVDDANRLTAFLRTQRGDTARRRAMRAVQHDGFWVNRMSAAVVLSNFGALDSTWHALAHALRDPHEAVRGAASNAMGAMPTHAVDWTPAVDDLRALLAGTNVSAIGEVFRVLVRTQIHPTLASALLHDNASWLLDHLGSEAPSVAKDAHALLVRLNGGRDLGTARSAWETWVSAL, encoded by the coding sequence ATGCGATTCTCTATTGCCCTGTTGTTCTTCTTGTCCGTCGCCCCGGCGGAAGTGTCGGCCCAAGCGCGCTATGATGCGCCCAAGGCTCGGGTCGAGGTGATGGGACTCAAGCACTGGACGTTGCCGATGCTGCGCGACTCCATTCGCCGTTACGTGCCCGGCCAGGATCTCCACGACGCCGCCTGCATGGCGACGCTGCGCGAAAAGCTTGGCTTCGCCGACGCGTTGGTCATGACCTACGAGGGGTTCGGCGCACCTGGCTCCGAGTTTCTCCTGATCAAACTCGTGGAGCCGCAGGAGCGCGATCGGGTGCGATGGAATGCGGTTCCCATCGACAGCTTCCAGTCGCTCCGCCCTGATTATGCGCCGCTGATCGTGCCCATCACCGACACCGCCGGCGGTGTCTGGATGGGACGCTTCATGAACTGGTTGCAGCACGGGGACAGCGCGACACGCGTATTGGTCGCGACGGATTTTGCGAAACGGAGCAAGGCGCCCACGGCGGTGGACGACGCGAACCGACTCACCGCCTTTTTGCGCACACAGCGCGGCGACACGGCGCGCCGGCGGGCGATGCGGGCCGTGCAGCATGACGGCTTCTGGGTGAATCGCATGAGCGCCGCCGTGGTGCTGAGCAACTTCGGCGCGCTCGACTCCACGTGGCATGCACTGGCGCATGCGCTGCGAGATCCACACGAGGCCGTCCGTGGCGCGGCCTCCAACGCGATGGGTGCCATGCCGACGCACGCGGTCGATTGGACGCCGGCCGTCGATGATCTACGAGCGCTCCTCGCTGGCACGAACGTGTCGGCGATTGGAGAAGTGTTCCGCGTCCTGGTGCGGACGCAGATCCATCCAACCCTCGCCTCGGCACTGCTGCACGACAACGCCAGTTGGCTGCTCGACCATTTGGGCTCCGAAGCGCCGAGCGTGGCGAAGGACGCGCACGCCCTGCTCGTGCGACTCAACGGCGGACGCGACCTCGGCACGGCAAGGAGCGCGTGGGAGACGTGGGTGTCGGCGTTGTAG